Proteins from a genomic interval of Gossypium hirsutum isolate 1008001.06 chromosome A09, Gossypium_hirsutum_v2.1, whole genome shotgun sequence:
- the LOC107929173 gene encoding acyl carrier protein 1, chloroplastic isoform X1, which yields MASSTGFSLNFSPLSTSFKHNQVPHHGISNVNLLSLPSLRIRPGPMRLRVSCAYLQAKPETVDKVCSIVRKQLALPEDSSVTGESKFAALGADSLDTVEIVMGLEEEFGISVEEESAQSIVTVQDAADLIEKLVEKKDA from the exons ATGGCTTCTTCAACTGGATTTTCACTCAATTTCTCCCCTCTTTCAACTTCTTTCAAGCACAACCAG GTACCTCATCATGGGATCTCTAATGTCAACTTACTTAGTCTCCCATCTCTTAGAATCCGACCGGGACCTATGCGCCTCCGGGTTTCTTGTGCG TATCTTCAGGCCAAACCCGAGACGGTGGACAAAGTTTGTAGCATAGTGAGGAAGCAACTAGCACTACCCGAAGATTCTTCTGTTACCGGAGAATCTAAGTTTGCTGCACTCGGAGCTGATTCTCTTGACACG GTCGAGATTGTGATGGGACTCGAGGAGGAGTTCGGAATCAGTGTGGAAGAAGAAAGTGCCCAAAGCATTGTCACCGTTCAAGATGCAGCGGATCTGATTGAGAAGCTCGTGGAGAAGAAAGATGCTTAA
- the LOC107929173 gene encoding acyl carrier protein 1, chloroplastic isoform X2, which produces MASSTGFSLNFSPLSTSFKHNQVPHHGISNVNLLSLPSLRIRPGPMRLRVSCAAKPETVDKVCSIVRKQLALPEDSSVTGESKFAALGADSLDTVEIVMGLEEEFGISVEEESAQSIVTVQDAADLIEKLVEKKDA; this is translated from the exons ATGGCTTCTTCAACTGGATTTTCACTCAATTTCTCCCCTCTTTCAACTTCTTTCAAGCACAACCAG GTACCTCATCATGGGATCTCTAATGTCAACTTACTTAGTCTCCCATCTCTTAGAATCCGACCGGGACCTATGCGCCTCCGGGTTTCTTGTGCG GCCAAACCCGAGACGGTGGACAAAGTTTGTAGCATAGTGAGGAAGCAACTAGCACTACCCGAAGATTCTTCTGTTACCGGAGAATCTAAGTTTGCTGCACTCGGAGCTGATTCTCTTGACACG GTCGAGATTGTGATGGGACTCGAGGAGGAGTTCGGAATCAGTGTGGAAGAAGAAAGTGCCCAAAGCATTGTCACCGTTCAAGATGCAGCGGATCTGATTGAGAAGCTCGTGGAGAAGAAAGATGCTTAA
- the LOC121206399 gene encoding uncharacterized protein isoform X2, which translates to MNQSDYSYSSLPNDIALKIASSLEVPDLSSLGCCSRVWREICGSDCLWESLVKERWPLLYEAVKDPNFKDWRGFYVKQHEEKKGQADSVINLVEQCSQSDSLKVIDYLHAIRSLKTMQFGFRDVQMLLLKQKLNVLLNLIGLHYCLNILQVQKHFGVVR; encoded by the exons atgAATCAATCAGATTACTCATACAGTTCACTACCAAATGATATAGCTCTCAAAATTGCTTCTTCCCTTGAG GTACCGGATCTTTCTTCATTGGGTTGTTGTTCTCGGGTTTGGCGAGAGATATGCGGGTCGGATTGTTTATGGGAGTCACTTGTTAAAGAAAGATGGCCTCTTTTATATGAAGCTGTTAAAGACCCTAACTTCAAG GATTGGCGAGGATTTTATGTAAAGCAGCACGAAGAGAAGAAGGGTCAAGCCGATTCTGTCATTAACTTGGTGGAACAATGCTCGCAGTCCGATTCATTGAAGGTTATAGACTATCTGCATGCAATCAGAAGCCTGAAAACGATGCAGTTCGGTTTCAGAGATGTTCAAATGCTGCTGTTGAAACAGAAGCTGAATGTTCTGCTTAACTTGATTGGACTACATTACTGCCTTAACATTCTTCAAGTGCAG AAGCACTTCGGAGTGGTAAGATAG
- the LOC121206401 gene encoding CASP-like protein 1D1, whose protein sequence is MESTDKPAAVAATTTTTPSTTVAASKCPFNYSAVDVGLRVVLFAAAVIAVVVMATSKQTEMVPVPGLPTSVRVPFSAEFTDSPAFVYFMAALSTTGLYSIITALASILLGRKPSYTNTILLAFALMDVVFVGIVASATGSAGSVAYIGLRGNSHVRWDKICNVYDEFCRHIGTAIAFSLFAAILLVFLTMFSTFALYKKIR, encoded by the exons ATGGAATCTACAGATAAACCGGCGGCGGTAGCGGCGACGACAACCACAACACCATCAACGACGGTTGCTGCTAGCAAATGCCCTTTTAATTATTCAGCTGTAGATGTTGGTCTTAGGGTGGTATTGTTTGCTGCAGCTGTAATTGCTGTGGTGGTTATGGCTACTAGCAAGCAAACAGAAATGGTTCCTGTTCCAGGCTTGCCTACTTCAGTTAGGGTTCCTTTTTCGGCCGAGTTCACTGATTCACCTGCCTTTGT ATACTTTATGGCAGCATTATCAACAACAGGCTTATACAGCATCATCACTGCTCTCGCATCAATTTTGCTCGGCCGCAAGCCTTCTTATACCAACACCATCTTGCTCGCCTTTGCATTAATGGATGTG GTATTTGTGGGAATCGTTGCCTCAGCCACCGGTTCCGCCGGTAGCGTCGCATACATCGGATTAAGAGGCAACAGCCACGTCCGGTGGGACAAAATCTGCAACGTTTACGACGAGTTCTGTCGACATATTGGAACGGCAATCGCATTCTCGTTATTTGCGGCCATCTTGTTGGTGTTCCTCACCATGTTCTCCACCTTCGCCCTTTACAAAAAGATCCGTTGA
- the LOC107929036 gene encoding sodium/hydrogen exchanger 2 isoform X1 — translation MAIGILSTLLAKSETILGSGHSSVVSMNLFVALLCGCIVIGHLLEESRWMNESITALAIGLCTGIVILLTTGGKSSHLLVFSEDLFFNYLLPPIIFNAGFQVKKKQFFRNFMTIMLFGAVGTLISFAIISLGAIHFFKKMSIGNLKIGDYLAIGAIFSATDSVCTLQVLNQDDTPLLYSLVFGEGVVNDATAVVLFKAIQSFDLPHINTTIALQFVGNFLYLFISSTLLGVLAGLLSAYIIKKLYFGRHSTDREVALMILMAYLSYMLAEFFYLSAILTVFFCGIVMSHYTWHNVTESSRVTTKHAFATLSFVAEIFIFLYVGMDALDIEKWRVVSDSPGKSVGVSAILLGLILVGRAAFVFPLSSISNLTKKAPCDKIDFKQQVTIWWAGLMRGAVSMALAYNQFTSLGHTQLRGNAMMITSTITVVLFSTVVFGLMTKPLIRILLPSPKNRMLSSEPSTPKSLTVPLLTNGHDLEAYESDRNLITRPTSLRMFLSTPSNTVHYYWRKFDNAFMRPVFGGRGFVPFVPGSPIEQNDQQWQ, via the exons ATGGCAATCGGGATACTAAGCACTCTTTTAGCAAAATCAGAGACGATTTTAGGGTCTGGTCACAGCTCAGTAGTTTCAATGAATTTATTCGTTGCTCTTCTTTGCGGGTGTATCGTGATCGGTCATTTGCTAGAGGAAAGCCGATGGATGAATGAATCCATTACTGCCCTTGCCATT GGGCTGTGCACTGGAATTGTAATTTTGCTTACAACAGGAGGAAAAAGCTCTCATCTTTTAGTTTTCAGTGAAGATTTGTTCTTTAATTATTTGCTTCCACCTATTATTTTCAATGCAGG ATTCCAGGTGAAAAAGAAGCAATTTTTCCGCAACTTTATGACCATAATGCTGTTTGGTGCAGTTGGCACTTTAATATCCTTTGCCATCATATCTCTAG GTGCCATACATTTTTTCAAGAAAATGAGTATTGGTAATCTCAAGATAGGGGATTATCTTG CCATTGGGGCAATATTTTCAGCAACAGACTCTGTTTGCACTTTGCAA GTGCTTAATCAGGACGATACGCCTTTATTGTATAGTCTGGTTTTCGGGGAGGGAGTTGTGAATGATGCCACAGCTGTTGTTCTTTTCAAAGCAATCCAAAGCTTTGACCTTCCTCACATCAACACCACCATTGCTTTGCAATTTGTTGGgaactttttatatttattcatctCGAGTACATTGCTTGGGGTTTTG GCTGGATTGCTTAGTGCTTACATTATTAAAAAGCTCTATTTCGGAAG GCACTCAACGGATCGCGAGGTTGCTCTCATGATACTCATGGCTTACCTTTCATATATGCTGGCTGAA TTTTTCTATTTAAGTGCGATCCTCACTGTGTTCTTTTGTGGGATTGTTATGTCTCATTATACATGGCATAATGTTACCGAAAGTTCAAGAGTGACAACCAA GCATGCTTTTGCCACACTATCATTTGTTGCTGAGATTTTCATCTTCCTCTATGTTGGTATGGATGCTTTGGACATTGAGAAATGGAGAGTAGTTAGTGATAG CCCTGGGAAATCAGTTGGGGTGAGCGCAATTCTATTAGGCTTGATTCTTGTTGGGAGAGCAGCCTTTGTTTTCCCTTTATCTTCCATTTCCAACTTGACTAAGAAAGCTCCATGTGACAAAATTGATTTCAAACAGCAA GTTACCATTTGGTGGGCCGGTCTTATGCGTGGTGCAGTTTCAATGGCACTTGCTTATAATCAG TTTACCAGCTTGGGCCATACTCAGTTGCGAGGGAATGCAATGATGATAACCAGCACAATCACAGTTGTACTTTTCAGCACTGTG GTTTTTGGCTTGATGACTAAACCATTGATTAGAATCTTGCTTCCTTCACCGAAAAATCGAATGCTCTCTTCCGAACCGTCTACACCTAAGTCACTCACCGTGCCGCTTCTCACCAATGGCCACGACTTAGAGGCTTACGAAAGCGACCGAAATCTAATAACCCGGCCAACAAGCTTAAGGATGTTCTTGAGCACTCCTTCCAACACCGTGCACTACTATTGGAGAAAATTCGACAACGCGTTCATGCGACCTGTATTCGGAGGAAGGGGTTTCGTACCCTTCGTTCCGGGATCGCCCATCGAACAAAATGATCAACAATGGCAGTGA
- the LOC107929036 gene encoding sodium/hydrogen exchanger 2 isoform X2, which produces MAIGILSTLLAKSETILGSGHSSVVSMNLFVALLCGCIVIGHLLEESRWMNESITALAIGLCTGIVILLTTGGKSSHLLVFSEDLFFNYLLPPIIFNAGFQVKKKQFFRNFMTIMLFGAVGTLISFAIISLAIGAIFSATDSVCTLQVLNQDDTPLLYSLVFGEGVVNDATAVVLFKAIQSFDLPHINTTIALQFVGNFLYLFISSTLLGVLAGLLSAYIIKKLYFGRHSTDREVALMILMAYLSYMLAEFFYLSAILTVFFCGIVMSHYTWHNVTESSRVTTKHAFATLSFVAEIFIFLYVGMDALDIEKWRVVSDSPGKSVGVSAILLGLILVGRAAFVFPLSSISNLTKKAPCDKIDFKQQVTIWWAGLMRGAVSMALAYNQFTSLGHTQLRGNAMMITSTITVVLFSTVVFGLMTKPLIRILLPSPKNRMLSSEPSTPKSLTVPLLTNGHDLEAYESDRNLITRPTSLRMFLSTPSNTVHYYWRKFDNAFMRPVFGGRGFVPFVPGSPIEQNDQQWQ; this is translated from the exons ATGGCAATCGGGATACTAAGCACTCTTTTAGCAAAATCAGAGACGATTTTAGGGTCTGGTCACAGCTCAGTAGTTTCAATGAATTTATTCGTTGCTCTTCTTTGCGGGTGTATCGTGATCGGTCATTTGCTAGAGGAAAGCCGATGGATGAATGAATCCATTACTGCCCTTGCCATT GGGCTGTGCACTGGAATTGTAATTTTGCTTACAACAGGAGGAAAAAGCTCTCATCTTTTAGTTTTCAGTGAAGATTTGTTCTTTAATTATTTGCTTCCACCTATTATTTTCAATGCAGG ATTCCAGGTGAAAAAGAAGCAATTTTTCCGCAACTTTATGACCATAATGCTGTTTGGTGCAGTTGGCACTTTAATATCCTTTGCCATCATATCTCTAG CCATTGGGGCAATATTTTCAGCAACAGACTCTGTTTGCACTTTGCAA GTGCTTAATCAGGACGATACGCCTTTATTGTATAGTCTGGTTTTCGGGGAGGGAGTTGTGAATGATGCCACAGCTGTTGTTCTTTTCAAAGCAATCCAAAGCTTTGACCTTCCTCACATCAACACCACCATTGCTTTGCAATTTGTTGGgaactttttatatttattcatctCGAGTACATTGCTTGGGGTTTTG GCTGGATTGCTTAGTGCTTACATTATTAAAAAGCTCTATTTCGGAAG GCACTCAACGGATCGCGAGGTTGCTCTCATGATACTCATGGCTTACCTTTCATATATGCTGGCTGAA TTTTTCTATTTAAGTGCGATCCTCACTGTGTTCTTTTGTGGGATTGTTATGTCTCATTATACATGGCATAATGTTACCGAAAGTTCAAGAGTGACAACCAA GCATGCTTTTGCCACACTATCATTTGTTGCTGAGATTTTCATCTTCCTCTATGTTGGTATGGATGCTTTGGACATTGAGAAATGGAGAGTAGTTAGTGATAG CCCTGGGAAATCAGTTGGGGTGAGCGCAATTCTATTAGGCTTGATTCTTGTTGGGAGAGCAGCCTTTGTTTTCCCTTTATCTTCCATTTCCAACTTGACTAAGAAAGCTCCATGTGACAAAATTGATTTCAAACAGCAA GTTACCATTTGGTGGGCCGGTCTTATGCGTGGTGCAGTTTCAATGGCACTTGCTTATAATCAG TTTACCAGCTTGGGCCATACTCAGTTGCGAGGGAATGCAATGATGATAACCAGCACAATCACAGTTGTACTTTTCAGCACTGTG GTTTTTGGCTTGATGACTAAACCATTGATTAGAATCTTGCTTCCTTCACCGAAAAATCGAATGCTCTCTTCCGAACCGTCTACACCTAAGTCACTCACCGTGCCGCTTCTCACCAATGGCCACGACTTAGAGGCTTACGAAAGCGACCGAAATCTAATAACCCGGCCAACAAGCTTAAGGATGTTCTTGAGCACTCCTTCCAACACCGTGCACTACTATTGGAGAAAATTCGACAACGCGTTCATGCGACCTGTATTCGGAGGAAGGGGTTTCGTACCCTTCGTTCCGGGATCGCCCATCGAACAAAATGATCAACAATGGCAGTGA
- the LOC121206399 gene encoding uncharacterized protein isoform X1: MNQSDYSYSSLPNDIALKIASSLEVPDLSSLGCCSRVWREICGSDCLWESLVKERWPLLYEAVKDPNFKDWRGFYVKQHEEKKGQADSVINLVEQCSQSDSLKVIDYLHAIRSLKTMQFGFRDVQMLLLKQKLNVLLNLIGLHYCLNILQVQAFCIAEALRSGKIVDRQVCVKWRQPRRWVYGFRIRDGYHSRCVYLEDLVTGEDDGEVLTVLERGATHEFLRVQVFVVNSPKQSPV, encoded by the exons atgAATCAATCAGATTACTCATACAGTTCACTACCAAATGATATAGCTCTCAAAATTGCTTCTTCCCTTGAG GTACCGGATCTTTCTTCATTGGGTTGTTGTTCTCGGGTTTGGCGAGAGATATGCGGGTCGGATTGTTTATGGGAGTCACTTGTTAAAGAAAGATGGCCTCTTTTATATGAAGCTGTTAAAGACCCTAACTTCAAG GATTGGCGAGGATTTTATGTAAAGCAGCACGAAGAGAAGAAGGGTCAAGCCGATTCTGTCATTAACTTGGTGGAACAATGCTCGCAGTCCGATTCATTGAAGGTTATAGACTATCTGCATGCAATCAGAAGCCTGAAAACGATGCAGTTCGGTTTCAGAGATGTTCAAATGCTGCTGTTGAAACAGAAGCTGAATGTTCTGCTTAACTTGATTGGACTACATTACTGCCTTAACATTCTTCAAGTGCAG GCTTTTTGTATCGCAGAAGCACTTCGGAGTGGTAAGATAGTTGATCGACAAGTTTGCGTAAAGTGGCGACAGCCCAGGAGATGGGTCTACGGCTTTCGTATCCGAGATGGATATCATTCCCGCTGTGTCTATCTCGAAGATCTTGTGACGGGAGAAGATGATGGCGAAGTGTTGACGgtacttgaacgaggagctactCATGAATTTTTACGAGTTCAGGTGTTTGTTGTTAATTCCCCCAAGCAATCTCCAGTCTAG